TCGACCGTCTGATCGAGAGCGACGGCTTTACCGACGTGTGGACGATGCGGCTGGGCGAGCTGCTGCGGATCCGCACCTCCAATCAGGTCAGCTACAAGGCGTTGCTCGGCTTCCACAACTGGGTCCGCGAGCAGGTGGCCGACAACCGCCCGCTTGACCAGCTGCTGGCGGACGTGCTGGGCAGCAGCGGGGGCACATTCGACACGCCGCCCACCAACTACTTTCAGATTGAAGCAAACACGCTGCAGCTCGCCGAGAACGTCGCGCAGACCTACCTCGGCATGCGGATCCAGTGTGCCCAGTGTCACAACCACCCGTTCGACCGGTGGACGATGGACGACTACTACGGGTTCGTCTCGTTCTTTGCTCAGGTCGGGTTCAAGCAGTCCCGCGACCCGCGTGAGTTCATCATCTACGACTCGGGGCAGGGCGAGGTGCGGCACTTTATCGAAGGCCGGGACGTGACGCCCAAATACCTGGGCGGGCCCGCGCCCGACCTGAGCGCCGCCGACCGCCGGCAGTCGCTCGCCGACTGGATCGTCTCGGACGACAACCCTGCCTTCGCCCGCAACCTGGCCAACATTGTCTGGGCCCACCACTTCGGCCGCGGCGTGGTCGACCCGGTCGACGATGTCCGAATCAGCAACCCGCCCAGCAACGCGGCGCTGCTGGAGCTGCTCAAGGACAAGCTGATCGAAACCAACTACGACCTCCGCGCCCTGGTGCGGCTGATCTGCAACTCCCGCACCTATCAGCTTTCCACGTTGGCGAACGACTCGAATCGCGAGGATGTCGCGAACTTTGCCAAGGCGGACGTCCGGAGGATGCGGGCCGAGTCGCTGCTAGACAGCGTCTCGCAGGTGACCGATACGGTCGACGACTTTCCCCGCCTTCCCGTAGGCGCCCGGGCGATTCAGATCGCCGACGGCTCCATCAGCAACTACTTCCTGACGACCTTCGGCCGGGCTCCGCGCGAGACGGTCTGCGCGTGCGAGGTCGACGTGAAGCCCAATCTGTCGCAGACGCTGCACCTGATCAACGGCCAGGCGACCAACGACAAGGTCACCAGCGGGGGCGTCGTATCGAAGCTGCTTGAGCAGGGGGCGACCCCGCGCGAGGTGATCGAGAACCTCTACCTGCGGTGCTACTCCCGACCGCCGACGGATGTCGAGCTGGGTCGCCTGCTGCCGGGCATCGACGCCGACGAACCACGTGAGCGCCTGGAGGACGTGTTCTGGGCGCTGCTGAACTCTAAAGAGTTTGTCTTCAACCATTGATCGGCCTGCTCCAGATGGATTGCCGCCCACTCGCCGCCGTCGTGCGTGCCTGCATCGCCTTGCTGTTCTTTCTCTTCACCGGACACGGCGCGAGCGGTGAGCCTGTCACGTTCCTTGGCGAGGTGCGTGACGTACTCCGCAGCCACTGTGTCGGCTGCCACAACCCGAACCGGAGCGAGGCTGACCTCGACCTCTCCTCGTTCCCCGCGGTGATGGAAGGTTCGTACTCTGGCGAGGTGGTGGTCGCTGGGCAGCCGGATGAGAGTCTGCTGTACCTGGTGACCGCCCACGAGGACGAGCCCGCGATGCCCCCCGGCGGCCGGATGATACCGCAGGAAGAACTGGAGGTCCTTAAGAGCTGGATCTCCGGCGGTCTGCTGGAGTCGCCCGATTCGACGCCGACGCCGGCGGACGCCCCGGTCGGGGCGCCGGCGTCCAGTCCTGCCGCTGCGCCGCTAGTGTTCCTTGGCGAGCGTTCCGACCCAGTGGTCGCGCTGGACGCTAGCGTGGACACCGGTGTGGTGGCAGTCGGCGGGCAGCTACAGGTGCTTCTTGTCGACATCGACAAATGGCGCCTTAAGGAGGTGCTGCCGTACCCCGAGGGCGTCCCGCAGACGCTCCGCTTCTCGCGAGACGGTTCGCTGCTGCTGGCCGGCGGCGGCGTGCACGGGCAGTCAGGAGGCGTGGTGATGTGGGATGCGCGGTCGGGCGAGCGGGTTGCGACGCGGTCCGACGAGTTTGACGCGGTCCTGGCCGTCGATATCTCACCGAGCAACGGCTCGGTCGCATGGGGCGGTCCCGACCGGAAGGTCAAGGTTTCGCCTGCTGACACGCTCGTCCCAACGCGACGGTTTGAGAAGCACACCGACTGGGTGCTCGACGCCCGGTTCTCCCCCGAGGGGCTGCTGCTGGCGTCGTCCGACCGAGCCGGCGGCGTCTATGCGGTCGAAGCCGAGTCGGGCAGCACGCTTCACTCGCTGAGGGGGCACAACGGCGCTGTGACCGCGGTCGCGTGGGTCGATCGTGGCGATACCCTGGCGACGGCGAGCGAAGACGGCACCGTGCGGCAGTGGAACATGCACACCGGCCAGCAGTCCGCCCGCTGGACCGCGCACGCGGACGGGGTGCTTGATTTGGTCGCAACCGAGGCCGGATTGGTGACCGCCGGCCGCGACGGGCGAGTGATCGTCTGGGACGCCGACGGAAAAGCTCTGCACAAGTCTGAACCGTTGCCGTCGATGCCGACCGCTATTGCCCCACTCGGGAATGACGCCATCGCGGTTGGCTGCCTCGACGGAAGCCTGTGGAGGTGGTCCGTGGGATCCGATCAGCTGGTGGCGTTCGAGCTTGCCAACGGCGAGACGACGACCAGCCTCGCCGACCTTCCGCAAGCGGGCGCCCGCCCTCCAGAACTGTCCTCTGGTGATCGGGCCGTGCCCACGACGGCGTCGCTGTCCGTAACCGACCCCACGAGTCTTGCCGACGCCGCCGCGCTGGTGCAGCGCGTCACGTCGCTGCAGCGGGACGTTTCCGACCTGCTTGCCAGCGCGGAGAGCCTGCGTGACCAGATCGCGGAAACCGAGGAGGCGATCGCACGGCTCGAGTCAGCCATGGGCGACTCCGAGCAGACCAGGGAGCTTGAGCAGGCAGCCACAGCGTCCCGTGCGGAGTTTGAGTCTCTTGGCCAGCGGCTAGTGAGGTTGGCCGCGGTGCAGGCCAACATGGACGACGCACTCCGCGAGCTAGCGGTTGAACCGGCTTGTAGCGATGAACTACTTGTCCACGCGGCGACCTTGCAGAGGGTGGCGAGAGAAAAGATTGCCCGCGCGCTGCAGGAAGTCTCAAGGAAGCAGCAAGTCGCGCGTGAGCGTCGCGACGCGTGTGCGGAGGACTTGGCAAGTTCTATGCAGGGTCCCTCTCCCGAGCAGCAGCGGGAGTTGGATGCCCGCCGCAGAGAACTATCAGGGCAACAAGCATTGCTGGCCGATCTCGAGGCCAGGCTGCAGACGCTGCTTCGGGGCGCGGAATAGCGTCGCCTTCTTCAACCACACGTTGAGTGGTTTCGTGTCACCCACACCACAGCGGGGTCGCGCTGTGGCGCTCTGTGGCTCTGCTAGGCGCGACTGGCAGTCGTTCTGTCACGGGTGGCCAAGTTAAGAACGCCTTCATCTTCATCTCCGTACGCAGGGATCGGGGGTATCACCTCAAGTTCCTAATTGAAAGTGTGTTGCGCCAACAGTAGGTCCGTACGGCGTTAGCAGCGGAGGCCTTCAGGATTGCCCGCCCAGCCTATCTAGCGTCCCGCGGCGCCAGTTGGGTGACGCCTCTTCAACAATTCATTACTTGCTCTTAACACGCAAAGGCGTTGATCGGGCCGGTATGTGAAGGTTCGGCAACGCGACTGTGAGCGCGCCGCAAAGATTCGGTGAATGATTGCGCCGACCGTTGCGGACGTGAAAACCCACGGTAGTCTGTCCGCTAATTCGACGTTCGAACTTTGTCTGGCCCCGCGAGAGCGGCCCGCCTTTAGCCAACGAAGTGCGAGCAAGGAAGCCTCGGAGGATTGCTTGCTGCGGTAGTTCCGCAGCCCTTTGCCCACCCGGTCCGCTGCGTGACGAGGTCACGCAGCGTTTTGCCTACGCTCCCCAGACCTCCGTGTCGTGTGCACCGCAGAACAAGAGGCAGGAGAACACCGTGAAACACCTGATTGCAGCATCGCTATCCATCGTCGCCCTGACGCAGGCGCCCCTCCAGGCCGCCTCGGTCACCTTCCAGGAGGGCGTGAACGGCTACAGCGGGACGGTTGACGTTGAGTACCGCTCTGATTCCGCCATCACCGCGTTCCCCAACGACGTGGCGATCTCCGTCGACCAGAACGACGGCTCCACCGGCGACCAGAACAACCGTACGCAGGGCGCCCTTAGGTTCGAGAACATCATCGGCGACGGCCCCGGGCAGGTGCCGACGAGCGAAGAGATCCTGTTCGCCGAGGTCGTGCTGTACGTCACCAGCAACACGGCGGACGACGCCGTGATCAGCTTCAACCGGGTGCTCGGCATCGAGCAGGGCTCCAGCGATCTCGTCGACGCCGACGCCGGCATCCCCCAGGACCGGAACCGCCCGGCGGGGCCCTGGCAAGACACCGACACCTGGCAGTCGATGGGTGGCAGCGTCGTGCCACGCGTCAACCCTGAGCCGGGCATTGACACGCTGCTGCTGCCGACCAACCCGATCGAAGTAGGCGACAGCCCCGCCCTGGCGGTCGGCAACGAGGCCCTGGCGTACGACGCCGAACCGGGCCGCACCGAGCCGCTCGACGGCCGCCTCGACCCCGACTTCAATCTGTCAGACGACGAGTTTCTGTCGATCGAGGTGACCCAGTCGGTCAAGGCCTGGCAGGCCGGCGCCGTGAACTTGGGGTGGGCGATCAACAACACCACCGGCAACGGCTGGGACTTCCTGACCTCCGACTTCGCCGTCTCGGCCTACCCGCCCGAGAGCCAGGCGGGCGTGCAGCAGCTGCTGGACCTGCTGGGCCTCACCGAGGCCGAGGCGCGGCCGAAGCTCAACGTTGTGTTCGGCGTGTCAGGAGACCTCGACGAAGACGGCGACGTTGACGCCGACGACTACACGCTGCTCCGCAGCGGACTGGGCAACCAGCTGCCTAACCGGGGCGGGCTCGGCGACCTCGACTTCGACCGGGACGTGGACCTGGTGGACTTCGCCCGGTTCAAGGTCGCGTTCGACGAGGTGAACGGCGCCGGCGCGTTCGCGGCCATGACCGCCGCCGCGCCCGAGCCGGGTTCGGCCGTGCTGGCGTTGCTGGCTGGGGTCGTGGCGATCTTCCGCCGCCGCTAACCGGCCCAACGCCGTGTTTGAACAAGACAACTCTCTGTTACCCACCGCGCACAAAGCAACTCGAGGGAATCCCCGTGACGACTAGAACCGCAGCGGCCGTTGGGGCGCTCGCCCTGCTGCTCGCCAATCAGGCCCACGCCCAGTTTGCTGTGACGTTCCAGAACGGCCTCACCCTTCCCACGGGTGTCGTCTACGAAGGAACCGACGATGTGGAGTTTGTGTCCGCCGACCTGACCGGCTCCGAGGACCGCTCCGGCAACCCGACCATCACGGTCGACGGCAACGACGGCGGCAACATCGCCCAGGGCGCCATCCGCTTCAACAACTTGCTGGTGAGCCAGGGTGGCGCGATCCCCGACGAGGTCGCCACCAACCCCGACGCGTTCACAATCACCCGAGCAACCCTGTCGTTCTTCAAGACTAGCGGCACCGGATCGCAGTCGGAGATCGCGTTTCACCGGATCATCGGGCCCAATACGCCGCCCGAACTCGGGACGCCGCGATTCTGGGAAGAGGACGACTCGTGGGCCGACCTGACCTTCAACATATTCCCCGATGGACCCAACTCGACCTTCGTGGAGTGGCCGTTCGGCCCCGCGGATCAGTTTCAGTTCACGCCCTCGGGCACGCCGCTCTCCCCGGCCACCGGCGAGACTTCGCTGTCCGCCGACTTCTTCGACCCCAACGAGCCAAAGGTGTTCACTTTCCAGGGTCAGCAGTTTGTGATTGACGGCGGCGGCTTCACCGAGAAGACCGACGATCCGCTGTTCGGCACCACCAGCTCCGACCTTGACTCTGAAGATATCCTCTCCGCCCTTGAAGACCGCGTGCTCGACTCGACCGACCCGCTAGGCTTCTCCGAGGCGCTCGCGTTCTCTTTCTTCGAGTTCGACGCGACCGACGCGGTGATCGACTGGCTGGTCAACGGCGAGACAAAC
This genomic interval from Posidoniimonas corsicana contains the following:
- a CDS encoding DUF1549 and DUF1553 domain-containing protein; the encoded protein is MQRTTCCLAAAVCLLAHTHLKADELRFYPSEIRLSGARDAQSVVVHQVLPSGATRDVTEEVDFAVDPPAGIATLKGAVLSPAGGGTATVTATLDGQSVSALVRVERPVDDPPIGLRREVMPVLMKAGCNAGKCHGAARGQNGFHLSLFGYDAAGDHHAITKELPGRRVNLSRPDDSLLLTKALAEAAHAGGQRFEQGSASHQVLRRWISEGAETDAPDAATPVGIELFPPEAVLVGDGQPQRLTVLATYSDGGTRDVTPWAVYLSNNDNSAAVDQGGVIRSKNPGEAFVMARFATFTEGVPVIVLPAGSAESPELPAPWTEVDAVVHDKLRKLQISPSGVCTDEEFLRRVCIDLTGVTPSVELREEFLASTSPDRRAELIDRLIESDGFTDVWTMRLGELLRIRTSNQVSYKALLGFHNWVREQVADNRPLDQLLADVLGSSGGTFDTPPTNYFQIEANTLQLAENVAQTYLGMRIQCAQCHNHPFDRWTMDDYYGFVSFFAQVGFKQSRDPREFIIYDSGQGEVRHFIEGRDVTPKYLGGPAPDLSAADRRQSLADWIVSDDNPAFARNLANIVWAHHFGRGVVDPVDDVRISNPPSNAALLELLKDKLIETNYDLRALVRLICNSRTYQLSTLANDSNREDVANFAKADVRRMRAESLLDSVSQVTDTVDDFPRLPVGARAIQIADGSISNYFLTTFGRAPRETVCACEVDVKPNLSQTLHLINGQATNDKVTSGGVVSKLLEQGATPREVIENLYLRCYSRPPTDVELGRLLPGIDADEPRERLEDVFWALLNSKEFVFNH
- a CDS encoding c-type cytochrome domain-containing protein, with translation MDCRPLAAVVRACIALLFFLFTGHGASGEPVTFLGEVRDVLRSHCVGCHNPNRSEADLDLSSFPAVMEGSYSGEVVVAGQPDESLLYLVTAHEDEPAMPPGGRMIPQEELEVLKSWISGGLLESPDSTPTPADAPVGAPASSPAAAPLVFLGERSDPVVALDASVDTGVVAVGGQLQVLLVDIDKWRLKEVLPYPEGVPQTLRFSRDGSLLLAGGGVHGQSGGVVMWDARSGERVATRSDEFDAVLAVDISPSNGSVAWGGPDRKVKVSPADTLVPTRRFEKHTDWVLDARFSPEGLLLASSDRAGGVYAVEAESGSTLHSLRGHNGAVTAVAWVDRGDTLATASEDGTVRQWNMHTGQQSARWTAHADGVLDLVATEAGLVTAGRDGRVIVWDADGKALHKSEPLPSMPTAIAPLGNDAIAVGCLDGSLWRWSVGSDQLVAFELANGETTTSLADLPQAGARPPELSSGDRAVPTTASLSVTDPTSLADAAALVQRVTSLQRDVSDLLASAESLRDQIAETEEAIARLESAMGDSEQTRELEQAATASRAEFESLGQRLVRLAAVQANMDDALRELAVEPACSDELLVHAATLQRVAREKIARALQEVSRKQQVARERRDACAEDLASSMQGPSPEQQRELDARRRELSGQQALLADLEARLQTLLRGAE